The proteins below come from a single Pandoraea apista genomic window:
- a CDS encoding 2-hydroxyacid dehydrogenase encodes MSLPPLLVVIPMHPEQLSELQARFDVIYRPSHHPVPQGWGADGERARFVLTNGARGLSAAELAHLPNVEFVSALGAGYENLDLPAMRARNIVAVNGAGANAPTVADQGFALLLAVVRRIPEYDAACRKGVWRDALPMQPGVSGKKLGIVGLGAVGRQFAKRGEGFDMQIGYRNRSRRDDLPAHYRYFDSVLALAEWADYLVVTAPGGAESHHLVNAGVLRALGEHGFLVNLGRGSIVDTAALAEALRNGTIAGAGLDVYEGEPSPPAALIDLQNVVLSPHVAGRSPEAEAATIAMFLENTRRYQANEPLLTTL; translated from the coding sequence GTGTCGCTGCCCCCACTGCTGGTCGTTATCCCGATGCACCCCGAGCAGTTGTCTGAACTGCAAGCCCGATTCGATGTGATCTACCGACCGAGCCATCACCCCGTGCCGCAAGGCTGGGGCGCCGACGGCGAGCGCGCGCGCTTCGTTCTCACGAACGGCGCACGCGGCCTGAGTGCCGCCGAACTGGCGCATCTGCCGAACGTGGAATTCGTGAGTGCCCTGGGCGCCGGCTACGAGAATCTCGATCTGCCGGCGATGCGCGCGCGCAACATCGTGGCGGTCAACGGCGCCGGCGCCAATGCGCCCACGGTGGCAGATCAGGGCTTTGCACTGCTGCTCGCCGTCGTGCGACGCATTCCGGAGTACGACGCCGCCTGCCGCAAGGGGGTATGGCGTGACGCACTGCCGATGCAACCCGGCGTATCGGGCAAGAAGCTGGGTATCGTGGGACTGGGGGCCGTCGGCCGTCAGTTCGCCAAGCGCGGCGAAGGCTTCGACATGCAAATCGGTTACCGCAATCGCAGTCGTCGCGACGACTTGCCCGCGCACTATCGATACTTCGACAGCGTGCTCGCGCTGGCCGAATGGGCCGACTATCTCGTGGTAACGGCACCGGGCGGGGCGGAGTCACACCACCTCGTGAATGCCGGCGTGCTGCGTGCGCTCGGCGAACACGGTTTTCTCGTCAATCTGGGACGCGGCAGCATCGTCGACACGGCCGCGCTGGCCGAGGCCTTGCGCAACGGCACGATCGCTGGCGCCGGGCTCGACGTGTACGAGGGCGAGCCGTCGCCGCCGGCGGCACTGATCGACTTGCAGAACGTGGTACTTAGCCCGCACGTGGCCGGGCGCTCGCCCGAGGCCGAAGCCGCCACAATCGCCATGTTCCTCGAGAACACGCGCCGTTATCAGGCGAACGAACCCTTGCTTACGACGCTGTGA
- a CDS encoding MJ0042-type zinc finger domain-containing protein, protein MLSIHTGFVVCPTCQARFAVAASQPTVQALHDYLHSDAEVKCPTCETVFATGSAKSSIEFEPVNDGVTLTPSPERSIDGLDNH, encoded by the coding sequence ATGCTGTCGATCCACACCGGTTTCGTCGTTTGTCCCACCTGTCAGGCGCGCTTCGCCGTTGCGGCGAGTCAGCCGACCGTACAGGCGCTCCATGATTATCTTCATTCGGATGCCGAAGTGAAATGCCCGACATGCGAGACGGTCTTCGCCACGGGCAGCGCCAAGAGCAGCATCGAGTTCGAGCCCGTCAACGACGGTGTCACGCTGACACCGTCTCCTGAGCGCAGCATCGACGGGCTGGACAATCACTGA